TTAACCCCATGGACATCAAGTCCAGCCCCATAAAAggcattttttcaataaattgatagaaaattgactattaacaatttattcttCGGTGTCCACGggagattaagaaaaaaaactcatgAAAATCATAGAGTTGACTCTATAGAAGATTTCGAGACCAAGaatcgatcgatcaacccTTTGGACACcgaggaataaatttttaatcgtcAATTTTCTGccaatttacttaaaaaacgctttttatggggctgttactcggtgtccatggggttgatcgatcAATTATGGATCTGGAAATCTTCTGTGGAGTCTATTCTATGATTTTCATgagtttttttctcttaatctCTAGTGGACactgagaaataaatttttaaacttgaaaataatgtaaaattagctGAAAATAATCAGTTATGGGGCTGCTTCTTCGTGTCCATGGGGTGGGTTAAAGtcttattgattttttgacaCTCTAGAATGTGTATATTTAAGGTACACATCGcgtttatcttttattttttgctggACACCGAgcatctaattttttttcgtctgtTTTTTTTGTTGCTTGTCGTTTCTCGATAGTGTCCGCGGGATGCATGCGCGTGACAGAAAGGTCCGACCGCCATTTGGTGTTTTTCGTGATATCTccgaaaatatttatttaataaaaaaattgataattacatctttgttggtttttcatttttttttttttttttttaaataaacttccCCCTCAAACTTACGGTTCTCGAGTTATCAcgatttaaacaattaaattgttattaacaattgtTTGCAACATTTGTCAACAAATTGAATACGATATTCGTAATTCTTGAcctaaaatatataagaattCGTTGGGTTTTTCCATGGACATAAAACGTACACGGGCTTCCCTCCTTAGTCGATGGACTATGTTGAGtcaaaatgttatttctttCTGTGCAGTTGGATTCTCttataatttccaaaaaaaaaaaattttttttggctttcttttgacaacgataactcacgaacgaatcaactgattttgactgAGCTAGCGGCGATCAActtggttttttgatgttaaaagctgattcgattttggaatcgatcggtaaagccgtttagaaattattctaaaaaaaccacatttaaaaaaatttttttttgtagtttttttgagatttttcaaaatccaCCAGTTTAAATCGGCCCAAactatattcaaaatctaagtttggccaagccctttcgaatggtgccaatcgcgatgaaatcggtcaagccgttcagaaAATATAAGaggccacacacacacatacacacatacacacacagacagacatacagacattgtcgcggaaacattcggggaagcttcctaggacatCAAAACGTTAACATCCtctaaaaactcgatttttgaaatacggagtaaaaccaataactttccaACTTCTggaaatttctaattttcttagcggaaagttaaaaagtaTTCAGTAGAAACCGAAACTTCAAATACTGGTTAAATTCTTTCATATcttaaaaagataataaaatgaagTCATTATTTCaggattaaaaagtatttagtagaatcagaaattttaaatactggTCAATtcttttatatcttaaaaagataataaaatgaagtcattatttcaggattgaaaagtatttagtagaatcagaaattttaaatactggTTGAATTCTTTCATATCCTAAAAAGATAATCAAATGAATACATTATTTCAGGATTAAAAAGTATTCAgtagaattataaatttcatatgCTAGTTGAATTTTCCCATATTCTAAAAAGATAATAGAATGAAGGCATCATTTTAGGATTAAATAGTATTTagtagaataataaatttcaaatactaGTTGAATTCTTtaatattctgaaaaaaatattcgaatttagatattattttagaattaataagtatttaacagaattaaaaattttaaatactagtTTAATTCTGTTTTATTCTACTACTCCTTTCgattattttagtattaaaaagtatttaatatgaTTAATCGTGATTTTTGAAACAGGATTTGCAGTATTCAGCAGAATTCGAAAGTATTAacattttaattcttttgaattctatcaaattcctttttttaatcagggatgatttttttacacaaaaattatattaattctaCACATACTGTTTGCATTGATGAAATCAACATAATTCTGTGTTAAAAGtaacacaaaaatattttaagactTTCATCGGCTGATTCTCGGATTTCTACACACTTAAATGTTATCtataacacaaataaagtgttgattttaacattttctttATGTTACTCAGATCAGCTGTCAAATTTGtgagttttattaataatttaaatatatatttaaatagattttaatttctgaataaaaaataaattgtttcccATTGTAAAATGCTGAAAATGCGGGAAAGCGGAGGATCAGGTtttggtctggatatctcaattaaaacgcggaaatattattaaaaattaacactataaatttatttacactaaatacaagttatatttaatatgttaatttgcggattgtttaaataaaagcggatAAATAAAGCACTGCGTGAATAATAAAGCGacgccggttgacacgtggttgaacacaCTGCCGGCACTGGAAAAGCGGAGAATTAattgcacaaataacacaaattatctgaaacaaactcaaaataaaataagcacaatttattaaagcggattaataatcaattaagcGAAAAAGCGGAATTTTATAACTCAAGCGAATTAATTTAGCGGGATAGCGAAACGTTCGACTCAATGGCGGTGAAGCGagagataataataatgcgtcttcttcctcgttgactTGGGAAAGAAGGCTGATTGCGCATGTCAacggagcgatcagccaatcacACCACTGAGACATGGCGTGATCAGTCAAGCTAAGCTTTCATAGGCGGTTAGTTTTTGCGAGAACTAGCGGTAGACAGGTGCAGCTCGTGAAATTGGGAGTCCCTCAAGGGAGACTTCATCGCGGCTGGGCCTGTTCACTGAACATTCTCCCCCGGGTTGGCGGCTGCGTCGACAAGATCGTCTTCTTCATGTGTTAGCGGCAAGGCACAGAGCTTTGTAATTGGACGTACTAGCTCTGTGTTAACTGTCTTGACAGTTACCACGTGGACTTGTCCATCTTCCCCTGGATGGAGAACGATGACTTTGGCTAATGGCCACTTGGTTGGCGGGAGATCTTCAGTGGTGATCAGTACAACTGAACCCACTTTGATCTCGTTGCGTTGATGATGCCACTTGGAAATGGCCTGGTAGCGGTGGATGCAGTCCTGATAATAGCGTTTCCAGAAATGTTGAACCATTTGCTGGGCTTGTTCCCAATGCGAGAGCCGAGCGGGTTGTACTTCTGTCAGCGATGGCTCCGGAACTGCGGTTAGTGACTGTccgattaagaaatgacctggTGTCAGTACTGCCAGGTCAGCAGGATCTTCATTCAGCGGTATGAGCGGTCTGGAGTTCAAGATGGCTTCAATTTGAGCCAGTAGCGTTGAATATTGCTCAAGCGTCAACAGCGAGTCTCCGATTGTTCTTCGAAGGTGAAACTTAATAGATTTCACAGCGGCTTCCCACTTTCCTCCAAAATGTGGAGCTCCAGGCGGATTGAACTTACAGTTCGTGCCATTTTGAGCGATTAAAACTGATAATTCTCGAAGTGTGCGGGATCCTGCAGCGAATAGTCGTTTCAGCTCTTTATCTGCTCCTACAAAATTGGTTCCACAGTCTGAATATAGCGTGTGAAGAATATATGgtgaggctttcgcctacctccgaagaggccgtttcctgggctcaaaagagctatacacgcagAGCTATACACGCAAGTATAGCGTATGACAGATACCTCTGCGACTAGTAAAGCGGCGATAATCGGCAATGAAGGCGGCAGCGGTGTAGTCAGTGACTAGCTCTAGATGTACAGCTGAGCTGAACATGCAGACAAAGACTGCAATCCAGCCTTTGTATGTTTTTGCTCCACGTCCTTGAAAAGTTTTCAGAGTGATGGGTCCAGCGTAGTCGAGTCCTGTATGCAGGAAAGCTCGAGTTGGCTGCACTCGTGCGGCAGGTAGTTGACCCATCAACTGTTGAGCGCGTTCTCCACGGTGTCTCGTGCAGATAGTGCAGCGTAATATGAATGATCTGACTGGAACACGACCTCCAATGATCCAGACATTCTTGCGTAAGTCAGCGAACGTAAGCTGAGTACCTCCGTGAAGCGTTTTGCGGTGCGAATCATCAATCAAGATTGATGTAAGCGGTGATTGTCGTGGTAGAGTCGCTGGATGCTTTTCTTCTGGGTCCAGCAATGCGTGTTTCAAGCGGCCACCGACTCTCAGGACCCCCTGATGGTCGATGAACGGAGTCAGCTTGGTGATGCAGTTATTTTTCGGCAGACCATCACCATCTTGAAGCGTGTGAATCTCTCTAGCGAAGTATTGTCCTTGAGTGAACTTTATCAAGGTCAATTTAGCGCGCTCCAGGTCTGATGGAGTAAGCGGGTAGGCCAGCGAAGATTGTGGAACTCTTTTGAAGCGGTCGATGACACGATGCCAGATGCTGAGCTTCCGTAGCAGTGGAAACAGCTGCGTGTAATGCGATAGTAATTGTTGGAGCAGGCAGTTTTCTGCTTTCCAAGTTACTAGTGTCAGACCTTGACGTTCTTCTCGATGCGTTGCGTTGTCAGCCGGAGGCTCCAGAGTGGGCCACGAGGATTCTGGTTCATGAAGCCAAGTTGGTCCATGCCACCAGAGAGCGTGTTGTTTTAGCTTTAGCGTTGGTATACCTCTTGAAGGGCAGTCAGCGGGGTTTTGTTTTCCTGGAATAAATTTCCAGGAGACATCTTGAAGCGTTTCTTGGATTTTTCCCACTCTATTGCGGACGAATGTCTTCCAGCGGGTTGCTGGACTTTTAATCCATGCTAGAGTCATAGCGGAGTCAGTCCAGAGATTTATCCTGACATTTTTAAGCGACTGAACTTCCTTGACATGAAGTATCAGTTGTGTAAGCAACCATGCAGCAGATAATTCCAAGCGTGGAATTGTCATGGTCTTCAGCGGTGCTACTTGCGTTTTTGAACACAAAAGTGAGACCTTTGTGTTCCCATCAGCGTCAGTGACTCTCAAATAAACAGCGGCAGCCATAGCGTTTTGCGAAGCGTCTGAGAACCCGTGCAATTCTATTGTTGCTCCAGGTGCAATATTATTCCAGCGTGGAATGCGGATGGATTCGATGTTTCGAAGATCCTCGCGGTATCCAGTCCATTTATAAATGAGTGATGGTGACAATTGTTCATCCCATGACACTCTATCTAGCCACCGATCTTGCATGAAGATCTTGGCTTTGACGACAATTGGTGCGAGAAGTCCTAGCGGGTCATACAGCTTAGCGATTTCAGACAAAAGAGCTCTTTTTGTCTTAGGTGTCTCTGGCGGTAGCGTGTACTTGAACTGGAGAGCGTCAGTGTGTGAATTCCAGTACATGCCCAGAAACTTTACTGGTGCATCACTGATTTCTTTAAGCGGTGTTTCTAGCTGCTTTTCTGGAGCGACTTCAGCGAGTAATCTTGGACTATTTCTAGCCCGTTTGGCAAGCAGTCCCGACTGTCTTGAGAAAGTAAGCGTCTACTAGGCCATTCTCATCTATCCAGAGAATGAACTGAAGCGGGCAATCAAGCAAATCACCCTCAATCTGTCTGAACATCTTGGTGATGTCAGTAGCGAATAGAATCCTGTTGCAGCGTATTCTCAACATCACGTCGAAGATGTCAATTTGCGTTTTGGGTCCTGCGTGTAGAATGTCGTTCAATGAAATTCCTGTAGATGTTGCACAAGAACCGTTGAACACAGGTATCCACCAAGCGTGGTGGATTGTGCAATCGGAGAATTACGAAGTCCACGTTTAATCTCAGCGTTCATGATCTGTGTGGCTGGTGATGCACCTGGAATAATCTCTACAGGACGCGGCTGTAGATAATGCGGGTCAGCGAGCTGGAGATTTTCAAGATGCGGCCATTTCGGATCAGCGATCACGAACGATGGAAGATCTACCGTCAGTGTTGGTAGAATATACATGCTGACATGCATTTATGCGGTCGTACACAGCGAACGAAGCTCAATTGTGCTCACACCTAATGAACTTCCTGCGGAGACATTGCCAATTCCCTTGAGCATGACCATGTCGCGTTGTAGCGGTTGTCCAAGCTTCATGAAGAGCGTTTGTCTTATAAATGAGAGCTCTGAGCCTTGATCAATCAAAATTCTTGCGGTGATGGGATTACCATGATGCGGACGGACCTGGACTAAAGCGGTAGCTAGCAAGACTTGAGCGGAAAGTGAATCTGAAATAATCAACGGTTAATGTCAAGCTATAAACGGTCTAAAGGAACGATTAGTTGCCTGTGCGGAAGATGTAGGCTGCGGCGAAGCTGATTCCGTTGGTGCATCCAAACTGGATGAACGCGTGGTGACGTTGACCACATTTTCGGCAATCTTGAGCGGTCTTGCAGTCTGCGGCGCGGTACGGAACACGACAGTTGAATCACAAGTTGCATTTTTCAACTATCTTGCGTAGTTCTCCATGTAGAAGTTATTTTAGGTCCAAAGTCGAGTTTTCAGTCTTAATAAAGCGAAAAGTTCAGCGTACCAGTGTACGAACGACTACGAGGAGCAGCACCCTATGTGCTCCGCGATCCTCCTGACACTCGACCCTTCCTAGCGGTAATAAACTTCACTCTCACAACACAATTATTAGcggtataattaattttaattaattgagatAGAGCCAGCCTGATCCGGCTCGTGGGACCAAATGAAAAATGCGGGAAAGCGGAGGATCAGGTTtgggtctggatatctcaattaaaacgtggaaatattattaaaaattaacgctataaatttatttacactaaatacaagttatatttaatatgttaatttgaggattgtttaaataaaagcggatAAATAAAGCACTGCGTGAATAATAAAGCGacgccggttgacacgtggttgaacacaCTACCGGCATTGGAAATGAGAGACTTCATCGCGGCTGGGCCTGTTCACTGAACACCCATAAATACAAAGTTAAAGAACTCAAtaaagaattcaaaatttttaaatagtgattaattaattttaatcaatagttGCTACTTTACTACAAGTCAGTGGCAATAGGTGATTATAGGATTAATGATgtattaatttctaattattaattattaataaactcgttaattatatattaatggaaaataattttttttttcacgctGTATTTAAGTATTTCACGTAATGACACAAATCAAAATCCACCAAATTAAAATGACGTTGAGGCTATCACATTCACATGCCTAAATATCTTGTGTGGCATACGTGACTATGCTCGTACTCCCGAGATCCCGCGCAAAATAAAGCGGAGCGGCGTCATAATTTAACATATCTTTGTGTAAATTCAACATATTATTTGTTACTATAGAAAAGATCAACACAGCTTTTATATTGAATTGGCATTTAAAAAGTGTTATTTATACTACTAACCGAATGGGAGTattctttaacataaattttgtgttggttggccagtaacattaaaaaagtgtagttttactttgaattaacACTTGAGTGTGTTAAAAAGTGGATGGATTGATCAATCCAAACagtttgtgtagaattaacataaattttatgtaaaaaaatcatctacacaaaattttatgttaaattttacgaaaatttttttactgtgtgtaaaattatagttacgcggtattaaaaaatgaaattatgcaatattgtaatttttagttaCGTAGTTTTGTAGTATCACCAAGGAgatatcataaataattaaatttcatatgATTAAACTTAAATACAATCCTTTATTACTGTATAAaccttttaatttatttatttgtattgttTACAGca
The sequence above is drawn from the Cotesia glomerata isolate CgM1 linkage group LG4, MPM_Cglom_v2.3, whole genome shotgun sequence genome and encodes:
- the LOC123264036 gene encoding uncharacterized protein LOC123264036; this translates as MYILPTLTVDLPSFVIADPKWPHLENLQLADPHYLQPRPVEIIPGASPATQIMNAEIKRGLRNSPIAQSTTLGGYLCSTTLTFSRQSGLLAKRARNSPRLLAEVAPEKQLETPLKEISDAPVKFLGMYWNSHTDALQFKYTLPPETPKTKRALLSEIAKLYDPLGLLAPIVVKAKIFMQDRWLDRVSWDEQLSPSLIYKWTGYREDLRNIESIRIPRWNNIAPGATIELHGFSDASQNAMAAAVYLRVTDADGNTKVSLLCSKTQVAPLKTMTIPRLELSAAWLLTQLILHVKEVQSLKNVRINLWTDSAMTLAWIKSPATRWKTFVRNRVGKIQETLQDVSWKFIPGKQNPADCPSRGIPTLKLKQHALWWHGPTWLHEPESSWPTLEPPADNATHREERQGLTLVTWKAENCLLQQLLSHYTQLFPLLRKLSIWHRVIDRFKRVPQSSLAYPLTPSDLERAKLTLIKFTQGQYFAREIHTLQDGDGLPKNNCITKLTPFIDHQGVLRVGGRLKHALLDPEEKHPATLPRQSPLTSILIDDSHRKTLHGGTQLTFADLRKNVWIIGGRVPVRSFILRCTICTRHRGERAQQLMGQLPAARVQPTRAFLHTGLDYAGPITLKTFQGRGAKTYKGWIAVFVCMFSSAVHLELVTDYTAAAFIADYRRFTSRRGADKELKRLFAAGSRTLRELSVLIAQNGTNCKFNPPGAPHFGGKWEAAVKSIKFHLRRTIGDSLLTLEQYSTLLAQIEAILNSRPLIPLNEDPADLAVLTPGHFLIGQSLTAVPEPSLTEVQPARLSHWEQAQQMVQHFWKRYYQDCIHRYQAISKWHHQRNEIKVGSVVLITTEDLPPTKWPLAKVIVLHPGEDGQVHVVTVKTVNTELVRPITKLCALPLTHEEDDLVDAAANPGENVQ